In Streptosporangium album, the genomic window GCCGTTTCATCATCCGGCCGAGTTGTCGCAGGAAGAACGCGCGCACGTGCTGGCGGTGCTGGACTCGCCCCGGTTCGTCGACCGGTCCCCGGGCCAGGTGTGGGCGATCCTGCTGGATGAGGGCACCTACCTGTGCTCGCAGGCCACCATGTACCGGCTCCTTCGCGAACGCGGCTCCTCCGGCGAGCGCCGCGCCCAGGCCGTCCATCCGGCGAAGAAGAAACCCGAACTGGAAGCCGACGGGCCGAACCAGGTGTGGTCCTGGGATATCACGAAACTGAAAGGACCTTCGCGCGGCGTCTACTATCTCCTGTACGTCATCATCG contains:
- a CDS encoding DDE-type integrase/transposase/recombinase, giving the protein MARERTPFHHPAELSQEERAHVLAVLDSPRFVDRSPGQVWAILLDEGTYLCSQATMYRLLRERGSSGERRAQAVHPAKKKPELEADGPNQVWSWDITKLKGPSRGVYYLLYVIIDIFSRKTVWWEIWPTETGTLAREFIEHAIEVISATFISSSRVRNG